One segment of Bacillus alkalisoli DNA contains the following:
- a CDS encoding TAXI family TRAP transporter solute-binding subunit yields the protein MKKHSLLLILMLVVGMVLAACGTSNKGGTTGGEDGDGWVSDITILTGGEQGVYFPLGGAMARIITDNVDNVTATGVSSGASVVNANDIHDGKAEIALVQNDIAFYAHEGSQMFTDKTDNFYGIATLYPEVVQIVTSASSGITTVEDLKGKRVAVGDQGSGAEANARQILEIHGITYDDITAEYMAFGDAANEIQNGNIDAAFITAGTPTGAIEALKTTTDVAIVSITADKVKELSDKYPYYTSFDIPASVYGTTVDATTVAVQAMIIVSKDLSDDQVYEMTKALFENLDVLAGTHARGGDVSLETALDGMSIEVHPGAQRYYDEVK from the coding sequence TTGAAAAAGCATAGTTTACTATTAATTTTAATGCTAGTAGTTGGTATGGTATTAGCGGCTTGTGGTACATCCAACAAAGGCGGTACTACTGGTGGAGAAGATGGAGACGGTTGGGTAAGTGACATCACGATCTTAACTGGTGGAGAGCAAGGGGTTTACTTCCCATTAGGTGGAGCGATGGCTCGTATTATTACGGACAACGTTGATAATGTAACTGCAACTGGAGTTTCAAGTGGTGCTTCTGTTGTAAACGCAAACGACATTCACGATGGAAAAGCAGAAATCGCATTAGTACAAAATGATATCGCTTTCTATGCACATGAAGGTTCTCAAATGTTCACGGACAAAACAGATAATTTCTACGGAATTGCTACTCTTTATCCAGAAGTTGTACAAATTGTTACATCTGCTAGCAGTGGAATTACTACTGTAGAAGATTTAAAAGGTAAGCGTGTTGCTGTAGGTGACCAAGGTTCTGGTGCGGAAGCAAACGCTCGACAAATTTTAGAAATTCATGGAATTACGTATGATGATATTACGGCAGAATATATGGCATTTGGTGACGCTGCAAATGAAATCCAAAACGGAAACATTGACGCAGCATTCATTACAGCTGGTACTCCTACAGGTGCAATTGAAGCGTTAAAAACAACTACTGACGTTGCAATTGTAAGCATTACGGCTGATAAAGTTAAAGAATTATCAGATAAATACCCTTACTACACTAGCTTCGACATTCCAGCAAGTGTTTATGGTACAACTGTAGATGCAACTACTGTAGCTGTTCAAGCTATGATTATTGTATCTAAAGATTTATCGGATGACCAAGTATATGAAATGACGAAAGCTTTATTTGAAAACTTAGATGTATTAGCTGGTACTCACGCACGTGGTGGTGACGTATCTTTAGAGACTGCGTTAGACGGTATGTCTATCGAAGTTCACCCTGGAGCACAACGCTATTACGATGAGGTTAAGTAA
- a CDS encoding DUF1850 domain-containing protein, producing the protein MQLSNALSYLKKKKTIVVVSFILMSTLFMLYLPSPHKFLVIEEVKTGDILWQREIKPDDWFRHEYIHSVELSLVIEKFKVDESGQIFAMESWTRSFGAGMPYEQKGTVEMKDGFYILKDLYDPIDVIHMMPSHLHLHTFHFKEEEVVLSEPPYTRNHIKFAIIHVKWIEYFHWKLKS; encoded by the coding sequence TTGCAACTTAGCAATGCCCTTTCCTACCTTAAAAAGAAAAAAACAATAGTAGTAGTAAGCTTCATACTCATGTCCACGCTTTTCATGTTGTACCTTCCAAGTCCTCACAAATTCCTTGTTATTGAAGAAGTGAAAACAGGGGACATATTGTGGCAAAGAGAAATCAAACCAGATGATTGGTTTCGACACGAGTATATACATTCTGTTGAACTATCATTAGTAATAGAGAAGTTTAAAGTAGACGAGTCTGGTCAAATTTTTGCAATGGAAAGCTGGACTAGATCGTTTGGTGCTGGAATGCCTTATGAACAAAAAGGCACAGTGGAAATGAAAGACGGCTTTTATATCTTAAAAGATTTATATGACCCAATAGATGTTATTCATATGATGCCTTCTCACCTTCACCTTCACACTTTTCATTTCAAGGAGGAAGAAGTTGTTTTATCAGAACCACCGTACACAAGAAATCATATAAAATTCGCCATTATACATGTTAAATGGATCGAATATTTTCATTGGAAACTAAAGAGTTAG
- a CDS encoding glycine C-acetyltransferase has product MSSTILDSFLQENLEDLKSKGLFNVIDPLESPNGPKIKIGGQELINLSSNNYLGLATDERLKEVAIKAIEDLGVGAGAVRTINGTLGLHVLLEETIAKFKHTEAAIAYQSGFNCNMAAISAVMDKNDAILSDELNHASIIDGCRLSKAKIIRVKHSDMDDLRAKAKEAKESGLYNKIMVITDGVFSMDGDIAKLPEIVEIAEEFDLITYVDDAHGSGVLGKGAGTVKHFGLSDKVDFQIGTLSKAIGVVGGYVAGKKELIEWLKVRSRPFLFSTSLPPADIAACIKSLEIIMESTELHDKLWENGDYLKKGLKALGFDIGDSETPITPCIIGDETLTQQFSKRLFESGVYAKSIVFPTVPKGTGRVRNMPTAAHTKDMLDDAIAIYEKVGKELGVIK; this is encoded by the coding sequence ATGTCTAGTACTATTTTAGATAGTTTTTTACAAGAAAACCTCGAAGATTTAAAATCAAAAGGTCTTTTTAACGTCATTGATCCTTTAGAAAGTCCAAATGGACCAAAAATTAAGATTGGTGGACAAGAGTTAATCAACCTTTCTTCTAACAACTATTTAGGGTTGGCAACAGATGAAAGATTAAAAGAAGTAGCGATTAAAGCGATCGAAGATTTAGGTGTTGGAGCAGGAGCAGTTCGTACAATCAACGGTACACTAGGGCTTCACGTTCTATTAGAAGAGACAATTGCAAAATTCAAACATACGGAAGCAGCAATTGCTTACCAATCTGGTTTTAACTGTAACATGGCAGCTATTTCAGCTGTTATGGACAAAAACGATGCAATTTTATCTGACGAATTAAATCACGCATCTATTATCGATGGCTGTCGTTTATCTAAAGCGAAAATCATTCGTGTAAAACACTCTGACATGGACGATTTACGTGCAAAAGCGAAGGAAGCAAAAGAGTCAGGCCTATATAACAAAATCATGGTTATTACTGATGGGGTATTCTCAATGGATGGGGACATCGCTAAGCTACCAGAAATCGTGGAAATTGCAGAAGAGTTTGATCTTATAACATATGTAGATGACGCTCACGGTTCTGGAGTTTTAGGAAAAGGTGCTGGGACGGTAAAACATTTCGGTCTATCTGACAAAGTCGACTTCCAAATTGGAACACTTTCAAAAGCAATCGGTGTTGTTGGCGGATACGTTGCAGGTAAAAAAGAGTTAATTGAGTGGTTAAAAGTTCGAAGCAGACCGTTCTTATTCTCTACTTCTTTACCACCAGCGGATATCGCAGCGTGTATTAAGTCTTTAGAAATCATCATGGAAAGCACAGAGCTTCATGATAAGTTGTGGGAAAACGGAGACTACTTGAAAAAAGGCCTTAAAGCTTTAGGATTTGATATCGGTGATAGCGAAACACCAATCACTCCTTGTATCATCGGGGATGAAACGTTAACGCAACAATTCAGTAAACGCCTATTCGAAAGTGGCGTGTACGCAAAATCAATCGTATTCCCGACTGTACCAAAAGGAACAGGTCGTGTACGTAACATGCCAACTGCCGCACATACAAAAGATATGTTAGACGACGCTATTGCTATTTACGAGAAGGTTGGAAAAGAATTAGGTGTTATTAAGTAA
- a CDS encoding nuclear transport factor 2 family protein, with translation MEQLSQKLAQTQLDAYNNGDIETFLSVYSEDVQILDFPSNELVYEGIDKMRERYSNLFNQNPNQHAALVSRMVKGNIVIDHEHVTGRANGVEVFAIAMYEIKEDKISKVWFVK, from the coding sequence ATGGAACAACTATCTCAAAAATTAGCTCAAACACAATTAGATGCCTATAACAATGGAGACATTGAAACATTTCTCTCGGTATATAGTGAAGATGTACAAATTCTCGATTTCCCATCAAACGAATTAGTTTATGAAGGTATCGATAAAATGCGTGAACGTTATTCTAACCTATTCAATCAAAATCCAAATCAACACGCTGCCCTTGTATCGCGAATGGTAAAAGGCAATATCGTAATTGACCATGAGCATGTAACCGGCAGAGCAAATGGCGTAGAAGTTTTTGCAATCGCAATGTACGAAATAAAAGAAGATAAAATTTCTAAAGTTTGGTTTGTAAAATAA
- a CDS encoding L-threonine 3-dehydrogenase, with product MKKILITGALGQIGSELTSKLRENYGAENVIATDIRNNGSDITESGPFEILDVTDAKLMFEIAKTHEVDTVIHLAALLSATAEANPLLAWNLNMGGLVNALEVSRELNTQFFTPSSIGAFGPMTPKDLTPQDTIQRPTTMYGVNKVSGELLCDYYFHKFGVDTRGLRFPGLISYVAPPGGGTTDYAVEIYYEAIKNGRYTSYIDKGTYMDMMYMPDALNAIVNLMEADATKLSHRNSFNVTAMSFEPEQIAAEIRKHIPSFEMDYKVDPVRQAIADSWPNSIDSKCAKVEWGFKADYNLEKMTVDMLEKLKVKLQA from the coding sequence ATGAAAAAAATATTAATTACTGGTGCTCTTGGCCAAATCGGTTCTGAGCTTACATCTAAATTAAGAGAAAATTACGGAGCAGAAAACGTTATTGCAACAGACATTCGTAACAACGGTAGTGACATTACGGAATCTGGTCCATTTGAAATATTAGACGTTACAGATGCAAAATTAATGTTTGAAATTGCTAAAACCCATGAAGTAGATACAGTTATTCATTTAGCTGCTCTATTATCTGCGACAGCCGAAGCAAATCCGTTATTAGCATGGAACTTGAACATGGGAGGATTAGTAAACGCGTTAGAAGTTTCTCGTGAACTTAATACACAATTCTTTACACCAAGCTCAATTGGTGCATTCGGTCCAATGACACCGAAAGATTTAACACCACAAGATACTATTCAGCGCCCAACTACGATGTATGGTGTGAACAAAGTTTCTGGTGAGTTATTATGTGACTACTACTTCCATAAGTTCGGAGTAGATACTCGTGGACTTCGTTTCCCTGGTTTAATTTCTTATGTAGCACCTCCAGGAGGCGGAACTACTGACTATGCGGTAGAAATTTATTATGAAGCAATTAAAAATGGTCGTTACACTTCTTACATCGACAAAGGTACATACATGGATATGATGTACATGCCTGATGCGTTAAATGCGATTGTTAATTTAATGGAAGCAGACGCAACTAAGTTATCTCATCGTAACTCGTTTAATGTGACAGCAATGAGCTTTGAGCCAGAACAAATTGCTGCTGAGATTAGAAAACATATTCCTTCTTTTGAAATGGACTACAAGGTAGATCCAGTTCGTCAAGCTATCGCGGACAGTTGGCCAAATTCTATCGACTCTAAATGTGCAAAAGTAGAGTGGGGCTTTAAAGCCGACTACAATTTAGAGAAGATGACGGTTGATATGTTAGAAAAATTAAAAGTTAAACTACAAGCTTAA
- a CDS encoding manganese-dependent inorganic pyrophosphatase, translating into MEKVLVFGHKNPDTDSITSALVYAELKRQLGMDAEAVRLGEVNEETKFALEHFGVQAPRLVETVANEVEAVILVDHNEFQQSAIDIKNVQIAEVIDHHRVANFETKDPLYFRIEPVGCTATILNKMFKENLVPVTKELAGLMLSAIISDSLLFKSPTCTKADVEAAHELAEIAGVNAEEYGLQMLKAGADLSQKTIEQLLTIDAKEFSMGTAKVEVAQVNTVDTNDVLSRQSEIESAINTVLEAKNLDLFVLVVTDILDNDSVALALGKEVRKVEEAFGVSLDNNTATLKGVVSRKKQIVPPLTAAFTK; encoded by the coding sequence ATGGAAAAAGTATTAGTTTTTGGTCACAAAAATCCAGATACAGATTCAATTACATCTGCGCTTGTTTATGCAGAATTAAAAAGACAACTAGGAATGGACGCTGAGGCTGTTCGTTTAGGTGAAGTAAACGAAGAAACAAAGTTCGCTTTAGAGCATTTCGGTGTACAAGCACCTCGTTTAGTAGAAACAGTTGCGAATGAAGTGGAAGCGGTAATTTTAGTAGACCATAATGAATTCCAACAGAGTGCAATTGACATTAAAAATGTTCAAATTGCAGAAGTTATTGATCACCACCGTGTGGCTAATTTTGAAACAAAAGATCCTTTATACTTCCGTATAGAGCCAGTTGGATGTACAGCAACTATTTTAAACAAAATGTTCAAAGAGAACTTAGTACCTGTTACAAAAGAGCTTGCAGGATTAATGCTTTCTGCAATCATTTCTGACTCCCTGTTGTTTAAATCGCCAACTTGCACAAAAGCAGACGTAGAAGCAGCGCACGAGCTTGCTGAAATCGCTGGTGTGAACGCCGAAGAGTATGGACTTCAAATGTTAAAAGCTGGTGCTGATCTAAGTCAAAAAACAATCGAACAACTATTAACTATTGACGCTAAAGAATTTTCTATGGGTACTGCAAAAGTAGAAGTAGCTCAAGTAAATACAGTAGATACTAATGATGTACTTTCTCGTCAATCAGAAATCGAATCAGCTATCAACACTGTTCTTGAAGCTAAAAACTTAGACTTATTTGTCTTAGTTGTAACAGACATTCTAGATAATGATTCCGTTGCACTAGCTTTAGGTAAGGAAGTTAGAAAAGTAGAAGAAGCATTCGGTGTTTCCCTTGATAACAACACAGCTACATTAAAAGGTGTTGTTTCTCGTAAGAAACAAATTGTCCCACCTTTAACAGCTGCATTTACAAAATAA
- the pssA gene encoding CDP-diacylglycerol--serine O-phosphatidyltransferase, with protein sequence MRFRRSIPNLFTLGNLYCGFLSIGFAADGQYSNAAILILIGMMLDSMDGRVARMLRAESELGKELDSLADVVTFGVAPAFLVYYTYFFQFGLIGFMVAGVFPLFGAFRLARFNVSTSNSSGKYFTGVPITAAGGILALLTLFGGKFPEILTTVIFTALCFLMISKIKIPSFKEIPLPKYGTIVTLFLGSLLYVIYKGTYAQFPYLIYIATPLYFAYLAYRFVKGKNKKDID encoded by the coding sequence ATTCGATTTAGAAGAAGTATTCCAAATTTGTTCACGTTAGGTAACTTGTATTGTGGATTTTTATCCATTGGATTTGCTGCAGACGGCCAATACAGCAACGCTGCAATTTTAATCCTAATTGGTATGATGTTAGATAGTATGGATGGTCGCGTTGCGAGAATGTTAAGAGCAGAAAGTGAGTTAGGAAAAGAATTAGACTCACTTGCAGATGTAGTTACATTTGGTGTAGCACCTGCATTTCTAGTGTATTATACATATTTTTTTCAGTTCGGCTTAATTGGATTCATGGTGGCTGGTGTATTCCCTCTATTTGGAGCGTTCCGACTAGCGCGATTCAACGTTAGTACATCTAATTCATCTGGAAAATATTTCACAGGTGTTCCAATCACAGCTGCAGGAGGAATCTTAGCATTATTAACCCTATTTGGTGGCAAATTCCCTGAAATATTAACAACTGTTATTTTTACAGCACTTTGTTTCTTAATGATAAGTAAAATTAAAATACCTAGCTTTAAAGAAATACCACTTCCGAAATATGGTACGATTGTAACACTATTTTTAGGAAGCCTTTTATATGTCATATATAAAGGAACATATGCACAGTTTCCTTATTTAATTTACATTGCGACACCACTATATTTTGCTTACTTAGCATATCGCTTTGTAAAAGGTAAAAATAAAAAAGACATTGACTAA
- a CDS encoding NAD(P)/FAD-dependent oxidoreductase, which produces MKKIVVIGGGIVGASTAYQLARSGVDVTLVDRFDKGQATDAAAGIICPWISQRRNKAWYGLVKGGARFYPTLIEQLEQDGETNTGYRKVGALSLHSDPLKLEKMAERAHKRREDAPEIGDIKILSPEETNKLFPPLSTEYGAVFISGAARVDGRALRNSLINAAEKRGVKCIRGSASINFYQKQVTGITVNEEVFEAEEVIVAGGAWSKELLDPLGIEFLVKPQKAQIVHLEMENANTENWPVVMPPNNQYILSFGGGKVVVGATHEDNVGFDFRVTPSGLNEIFSKALEVAPGLGQSTLVETRVGFRPFTPGFLPVLGRVPNLSGVLVANGLGASGLTSGPYIGAELAKLAIGKQTELDLSLYDVKGAIE; this is translated from the coding sequence ATGAAGAAAATAGTAGTAATTGGCGGGGGGATTGTTGGGGCATCGACAGCATATCAGCTTGCGAGAAGTGGTGTAGATGTTACGTTAGTAGATAGATTTGATAAGGGACAAGCAACGGATGCAGCGGCAGGAATTATCTGTCCTTGGATTTCCCAACGAAGAAATAAAGCTTGGTACGGACTTGTTAAAGGTGGCGCTCGCTTTTATCCAACTTTAATAGAACAATTAGAGCAAGATGGAGAAACAAATACAGGATATAGGAAAGTAGGAGCATTAAGTCTTCATTCCGATCCTCTGAAATTAGAAAAAATGGCAGAACGTGCACATAAAAGAAGAGAAGACGCCCCTGAAATTGGGGATATTAAAATATTATCTCCAGAAGAAACAAATAAACTATTTCCACCGTTATCAACGGAGTATGGGGCTGTGTTCATTAGCGGCGCTGCTCGCGTGGATGGTAGAGCTTTAAGAAATTCACTGATTAATGCAGCTGAAAAAAGAGGGGTTAAATGTATTAGAGGTAGTGCATCGATTAACTTTTACCAAAAACAAGTCACCGGAATTACAGTTAATGAAGAAGTATTCGAGGCAGAGGAAGTAATAGTTGCTGGAGGAGCTTGGTCAAAAGAACTACTCGACCCTCTAGGAATAGAATTTCTAGTTAAACCACAAAAAGCACAAATAGTGCATTTAGAAATGGAAAATGCCAATACTGAAAACTGGCCAGTTGTTATGCCTCCGAATAATCAATATATTCTTTCCTTTGGTGGAGGGAAAGTAGTGGTAGGTGCTACACATGAAGATAATGTTGGATTTGATTTTCGAGTTACCCCTAGTGGACTTAATGAAATATTTAGTAAAGCATTAGAGGTTGCTCCTGGACTTGGTCAAAGTACATTGGTAGAAACAAGAGTAGGGTTCCGACCATTCACACCAGGCTTTTTACCGGTATTAGGAAGAGTACCGAACTTAAGTGGAGTGTTAGTTGCAAATGGATTAGGTGCGTCTGGATTAACAAGCGGACCATATATAGGAGCAGAATTAGCGAAGCTAGCAATTGGGAAACAAACAGAATTAGACTTATCATTATATGATGTTAAGGGGGCTATAGAGTAG
- a CDS encoding TRAP transporter permease: MKNNKHDKIEVAKALELEASDRILTGKWAMIILVASLVLSIYHFYTAGFGLRVGTRTHLIFHLTMGLTLVFLMFPIKKGLNQRSIPWYDLVLTGFAILVGTYIIQNQQSQSILSARPSDLDVWVGVALVALVLEATRRVVGKPLVIIAGFFIAYYFLGEHFYGAFRHVRADFDRFFYEMAYTTAGIFGTPINVSATYVFIFILFGAILESTGAGKMFIDLALRAFGKYKGGPAKAAVVASGMLGSISGSSTANAVTTGTFTIPLMKKVGFKPHVAGGIEVAASSSGQFLPPIMGAAAFLMIEYTNIPYAEIIKSAFIPAILCYVAILVMVHFEASRDNIRGLRKDELVSARKVMLQQGYLIFPIGVLLYFLIGGATVPNAAFFSIVVILVLAFFAHRFKERIGRSLLYAAILIGFAYSLGYVIDFLNQFLKRDIMWRNEIPLLIVLSLVIAVVFAVGQKKLKVEAAPVRYGLRELINGFELAARNSLAVIVACATAGILIGVVNLTGLSLKLSNMIISFSGNATALLPSFLVFENTQLYIALILTVFACLILGLGLPTTATYVILAAMIAPALVQLGVPVLAAHLFVLYYGVLADDTPPINLPAYATAGIAKAEPIRTGVQGFKFDSGALLLPFAFATNPTILLLNPEASWLDVGINIFTALIGIIAFASFIQRWFFVEYQWYERLAALIAAILLINGNWITDITGITIVVALFLYQYARSKKVKPMNENVQA; encoded by the coding sequence ATGAAAAACAATAAACACGATAAGATAGAAGTTGCGAAAGCACTAGAGCTTGAAGCAAGTGATAGGATCTTAACAGGTAAATGGGCAATGATTATACTTGTGGCTAGTTTAGTTCTATCTATCTACCACTTTTACACAGCAGGTTTTGGACTGCGAGTAGGAACAAGAACTCATTTGATTTTTCACTTAACAATGGGTTTAACCCTGGTATTCTTAATGTTCCCGATTAAAAAAGGACTAAACCAACGATCTATTCCTTGGTATGACTTAGTTTTAACAGGATTTGCAATTTTAGTAGGTACTTATATTATACAAAACCAACAATCGCAATCGATTTTAAGTGCTAGACCGTCCGATTTAGATGTTTGGGTAGGGGTTGCGCTAGTTGCTTTGGTTTTAGAGGCAACCAGAAGGGTAGTAGGTAAACCACTTGTTATCATAGCGGGTTTCTTTATCGCCTACTACTTTTTGGGAGAACACTTCTATGGAGCATTTCGACATGTTCGTGCAGACTTTGACCGTTTCTTCTACGAAATGGCCTACACAACAGCTGGTATTTTCGGGACACCAATTAACGTTTCTGCAACATACGTATTTATCTTTATTTTATTCGGAGCTATCTTAGAATCCACAGGTGCTGGTAAAATGTTTATCGACTTAGCATTACGTGCCTTCGGTAAATATAAAGGTGGACCAGCAAAAGCAGCCGTTGTAGCAAGTGGTATGCTAGGAAGTATTTCTGGTAGTTCTACAGCTAATGCGGTTACAACCGGAACATTTACTATCCCATTAATGAAAAAAGTAGGATTCAAGCCACACGTTGCCGGTGGTATTGAAGTAGCAGCTTCATCAAGTGGTCAATTCTTACCACCAATTATGGGTGCTGCGGCATTCTTAATGATTGAATATACGAATATCCCATATGCAGAAATAATTAAAAGTGCATTCATTCCAGCGATCCTTTGTTATGTAGCCATTCTAGTAATGGTTCACTTTGAAGCTTCAAGAGATAATATTCGAGGACTGAGAAAAGACGAACTAGTTTCTGCAAGAAAAGTTATGCTACAACAAGGGTATTTAATCTTTCCAATTGGAGTATTACTATACTTCTTAATTGGAGGGGCAACTGTACCAAACGCAGCATTCTTCTCCATCGTAGTAATATTAGTTCTTGCATTCTTTGCACACCGATTTAAAGAAAGAATTGGTCGAAGCTTACTTTATGCAGCTATCTTAATTGGTTTTGCATACAGTTTAGGGTACGTAATTGATTTTCTTAACCAATTCTTAAAAAGAGATATTATGTGGCGAAATGAAATTCCATTATTAATTGTATTAAGCTTAGTCATTGCAGTGGTATTCGCTGTTGGACAAAAGAAATTAAAAGTAGAAGCAGCACCAGTACGATATGGACTACGTGAACTAATTAACGGATTTGAACTTGCAGCTAGAAACTCTCTAGCCGTAATCGTAGCCTGTGCAACTGCTGGTATATTGATTGGGGTAGTTAACTTAACAGGTCTTTCTTTAAAACTATCCAACATGATTATTTCTTTCTCAGGAAATGCAACAGCTCTACTACCGTCATTCCTAGTTTTTGAAAATACACAGCTATACATTGCATTAATTTTAACTGTCTTTGCTTGCTTAATCCTTGGATTAGGTCTTCCTACAACAGCAACATACGTTATTTTAGCTGCAATGATCGCACCAGCACTTGTACAATTAGGTGTACCGGTACTCGCGGCTCACCTATTCGTACTATACTACGGTGTACTTGCGGATGATACACCGCCAATTAACTTACCTGCTTATGCAACAGCTGGAATAGCCAAGGCTGAACCAATACGTACTGGTGTTCAAGGATTCAAGTTTGACTCTGGCGCGTTATTATTACCGTTCGCCTTTGCAACGAACCCGACTATTCTATTGTTAAACCCGGAAGCATCCTGGTTAGACGTTGGTATTAACATATTCACTGCCCTAATCGGTATTATTGCATTTGCTTCTTTCATTCAACGTTGGTTTTTTGTTGAATATCAATGGTATGAAAGACTAGCAGCACTAATTGCAGCAATCTTACTAATTAACGGTAACTGGATTACCGACATTACAGGTATCACCATTGTTGTAGCGTTATTCTTATATCAATACGCTCGTTCAAAAAAAGTAAAGCCAATGAACGAAAATGTGCAAGCATAA
- a CDS encoding amidase family protein, translated as MWNPRLVAYSKEYLLEATIGMLQRDMEEGKITSRDLVLMYLDRIAIYDKEGSGINSILEVNPDAVQIAESLDVERVCSGARGPLHGIPVLLKDNIDTADKMHTSAGSLSLAANVAEQDSFVATQLRKAGAVILGKTNMTEWANFMSENMPSGYSSRGGQVQNPYGPGNFDVGGSSSGSGAAIAANFATVAIGTETSGSILSPASSNSLVGIKPTVGLVSRTGIIPIAHSQDTAGPMARTVKDAALLLSVISEKDSSDPATLTNPIINKSYEDFLQSENLNGITIGVAKDPFFSYLTEEEKGLMESVIGDLRALGATVVEEVEIPSSKEKWDYNTLIYEFKPDLNAYLKTTSRDVPVSNLKEVIEFNLQEPNTRLKYGQTLLTKCEDTSGSLTEKEYVLSREKDIYLSQEQGIDATLATYSLDAILTPNNFGAGIPAKAGYPSITVPAGYSSEGKPIGATFTSGAYEEGKLIQIGYAYEQKTKHRKPPVLEN; from the coding sequence ATGTGGAATCCTAGGTTAGTTGCTTATTCTAAAGAATATTTATTAGAGGCGACAATTGGTATGTTGCAAAGGGATATGGAAGAGGGAAAAATTACTTCTCGCGATTTAGTTTTAATGTATTTAGATAGAATTGCAATTTATGACAAAGAAGGTAGTGGCATCAATTCGATTTTAGAAGTGAACCCCGATGCCGTTCAGATTGCGGAAAGCTTGGATGTTGAAAGAGTTTGTTCAGGTGCACGCGGCCCACTTCATGGCATTCCAGTTCTACTGAAGGATAACATAGATACAGCAGATAAGATGCATACGAGTGCAGGCTCACTTTCCTTGGCTGCTAATGTGGCTGAACAAGATTCTTTTGTCGCAACGCAACTTAGAAAAGCTGGTGCTGTTATCTTAGGCAAAACCAATATGACCGAATGGGCAAACTTTATGTCGGAAAACATGCCTAGTGGGTATAGTTCCCGAGGAGGCCAGGTTCAAAATCCTTACGGACCAGGGAATTTTGATGTAGGAGGTTCTAGCAGTGGTTCAGGCGCTGCAATTGCCGCTAACTTCGCAACTGTTGCAATAGGAACCGAAACGTCTGGCTCTATTTTAAGTCCAGCTAGCTCTAATTCTTTAGTAGGAATAAAACCAACAGTAGGATTAGTAAGTAGAACTGGTATCATTCCAATTGCACATAGCCAAGATACTGCCGGCCCAATGGCTAGAACTGTGAAAGACGCGGCCCTTTTATTATCGGTAATTTCTGAAAAAGATAGCAGTGACCCTGCTACTTTAACTAATCCAATTATCAACAAATCTTATGAAGATTTTTTACAATCGGAAAATCTTAACGGCATCACAATCGGTGTGGCAAAAGATCCATTTTTCTCTTATTTAACAGAGGAGGAAAAAGGGTTAATGGAAAGTGTAATAGGAGATTTAAGAGCTCTTGGAGCTACGGTTGTGGAGGAAGTTGAAATTCCTTCTAGTAAGGAAAAATGGGACTACAATACTTTAATATATGAATTTAAGCCAGATTTGAACGCATACTTAAAAACTACTAGCAGGGACGTGCCCGTTTCTAACTTGAAAGAAGTCATAGAATTTAACTTACAAGAACCGAACACACGGTTAAAATACGGACAAACTTTGCTAACAAAATGTGAAGACACAAGTGGATCTTTAACAGAGAAAGAATACGTATTAAGTAGAGAGAAGGATATATATCTTTCACAAGAACAAGGAATAGATGCAACATTAGCAACTTATTCCCTCGATGCAATTTTAACACCTAACAACTTTGGCGCCGGTATACCTGCAAAAGCTGGTTATCCTTCCATTACAGTACCAGCAGGTTATTCTTCTGAAGGCAAACCAATCGGCGCAACGTTTACTTCAGGTGCATACGAAGAAGGAAAACTCATTCAAATCGGCTATGCCTATGAGCAAAAAACAAAGCATAGGAAACCACCGGTACTAGAGAACTGA